From Chitinophagales bacterium, the proteins below share one genomic window:
- a CDS encoding glycoside hydrolase family 92 protein translates to MKLLNKGWICIYLIAGILIFPTTLYAQLNSQYVNPFIGTGGHGHTFPGATLPFGMVQLSPDTRVDGSWDGCSGYHYSDSIIYGFSHTHLSGTGVSDYGDILLMPTTGRPVLEAVKEGNYKNGYASHFTHKNESALPGYYSVHLDDDNIDVELTATTRTGFHKYTYPQSDQSNIILDLTHRDKTVESSVKVINHRYIEGMRRSAGWAPNQVIYFVVEFSKTFDSYGLSENDSLRNNISEASGTNVKAYFRFTTSKDESIYIKVGISAVNIEDAKENIDAENSAWDFEAVRINAQSTWDYELGKIAVSGVTLVQKRIFYTALYHCMIAPNVFNDVNKKYLGHDFKIHQANHFDVYTVFSLWDTFRGLHPLLSIIETKRTSDFLKSLLAIYHESGRLPVWPLAANETDCMIGYHSVSVIADAAVKEALSVPYPEVFDAMKHSADTNLFGLKAYQQQGYISMDDDGSSVSKTLEYAYDDWCIAQFAMQLNDSADYKVFIQRAQNWKNIFDPKTGFMRPKKNGNFLSPFDPYEVSFNYTEANAWQYAFFAPQDIDGLIHAFGGKAKAAAKLDYLFSTNSQTTGREQSDITGMIGQYVHGNEPSHHMAYLYDYMDAPWKTQKLVHQIMSEFYKDAPDGLIGNEDCGQMSAWYVLSAMGFYSVTPGSPYYALGTPAFDTVRIYIETKDFEHNKPFTIIAHHLSDKSFYIQSMLINGNPTDSLFISNASILRKETVEFEMGPEPKTNWSKQARLAPASSINDFQIAVDPVIIADHTSFHDSLKIEVKSFQSNVKLYYTLNNADPDYRSTRYTIPFFISKTDTVKAIAINQKGQPSHMVSARFIKTDNDWKLNYIKNYNSQYTGGGDEALFDGISGSSNFSAGTYQGWWGDDMEVIIDLGKIKNVSFAGAEFLQDMRSWILMPEDLEVKISLDGKTYSDPVITGNTVPDKEENPSTEILGVAINKEARYIKIKATNYGILPSWHPGAGNKAWIFCDEIFIK, encoded by the coding sequence ATGAAGTTGCTTAATAAAGGCTGGATTTGTATTTATTTGATTGCAGGTATTCTAATTTTCCCGACCACCCTTTATGCTCAGCTTAATTCACAGTATGTAAATCCTTTTATAGGTACCGGAGGCCATGGCCATACTTTTCCCGGTGCAACGCTCCCGTTCGGTATGGTGCAGCTTAGCCCTGATACCCGTGTTGATGGAAGCTGGGATGGCTGCAGCGGCTACCATTACAGTGATTCTATTATTTACGGGTTCTCGCACACTCATCTCAGCGGTACAGGTGTTTCAGATTATGGCGACATACTATTGATGCCTACTACGGGCCGGCCTGTTTTGGAAGCTGTGAAAGAAGGGAACTACAAAAACGGTTATGCTTCCCATTTCACCCATAAAAATGAAAGTGCCTTGCCCGGATATTATTCCGTACACCTGGATGATGACAATATTGATGTTGAGCTAACCGCTACTACAAGAACAGGATTTCATAAATACACATATCCTCAATCAGATCAATCCAATATAATCCTTGACCTTACCCATCGTGATAAAACAGTAGAATCATCTGTCAAGGTGATTAACCACAGGTACATTGAAGGAATGCGGCGGTCTGCTGGCTGGGCTCCTAACCAGGTCATTTATTTTGTAGTGGAATTTTCAAAGACATTTGATTCATATGGATTATCAGAAAATGATTCCTTGCGAAATAATATTTCAGAAGCTTCAGGAACTAACGTAAAAGCATATTTCCGGTTTACCACTTCAAAAGATGAATCCATTTATATAAAGGTGGGCATCTCGGCGGTAAATATTGAAGATGCAAAAGAGAACATTGATGCCGAAAACTCAGCCTGGGATTTTGAAGCAGTACGAATCAATGCTCAGTCTACATGGGATTATGAACTGGGGAAAATTGCCGTAAGCGGAGTTACACTAGTGCAAAAAAGAATATTTTATACAGCGCTGTATCATTGCATGATAGCTCCAAATGTTTTCAATGATGTAAATAAAAAATATTTGGGACATGATTTTAAAATCCACCAGGCAAATCATTTCGATGTGTATACAGTATTTTCTTTATGGGATACTTTTCGTGGACTACATCCGCTGCTTTCAATCATCGAAACTAAACGTACTTCAGATTTTTTAAAATCCTTGCTTGCGATCTATCATGAAAGCGGGCGCTTACCGGTATGGCCCCTTGCAGCGAATGAAACAGATTGCATGATTGGATATCATTCGGTTTCCGTAATTGCTGATGCGGCGGTGAAAGAGGCACTATCCGTTCCATATCCTGAAGTTTTTGATGCAATGAAACACAGTGCAGATACAAATCTTTTTGGCTTAAAAGCTTACCAACAGCAGGGGTACATCAGTATGGATGACGACGGTTCCTCAGTATCTAAAACGCTGGAATATGCCTATGATGATTGGTGCATTGCACAGTTTGCCATGCAATTAAATGATTCTGCAGACTATAAGGTTTTCATTCAACGGGCGCAGAACTGGAAAAATATTTTTGATCCTAAGACAGGATTTATGAGGCCGAAAAAAAATGGAAATTTTCTTTCACCTTTCGATCCTTACGAAGTAAGCTTTAATTATACGGAAGCAAATGCATGGCAGTATGCATTTTTTGCTCCCCAGGATATAGATGGATTGATTCATGCTTTTGGAGGAAAAGCGAAAGCAGCTGCAAAACTGGATTATTTATTTTCCACAAATTCCCAAACTACAGGGCGTGAGCAATCAGACATCACCGGAATGATTGGTCAATATGTCCATGGGAATGAGCCAAGCCATCACATGGCGTACTTATACGATTACATGGATGCACCCTGGAAAACTCAAAAGCTGGTGCATCAGATTATGAGTGAATTTTATAAAGATGCTCCGGATGGCTTGATTGGCAATGAAGATTGCGGACAAATGAGCGCCTGGTATGTTTTAAGTGCAATGGGTTTTTATTCTGTTACTCCCGGATCACCTTATTATGCTTTAGGTACTCCCGCCTTTGACACCGTTCGAATTTATATAGAAACCAAAGATTTTGAACACAACAAGCCCTTTACCATTATAGCACATCATCTTTCCGATAAAAGTTTTTATATCCAGTCAATGCTTATAAACGGTAACCCTACCGATAGCCTGTTTATTTCAAATGCTTCCATCCTTAGAAAAGAAACGGTGGAATTCGAAATGGGACCTGAACCAAAAACTAACTGGAGCAAACAGGCACGACTTGCTCCTGCTTCATCCATAAATGATTTTCAAATCGCTGTAGACCCTGTAATAATCGCGGACCACACTTCTTTTCATGATTCCTTAAAAATTGAAGTAAAGTCATTTCAATCAAACGTTAAGCTTTATTATACATTGAATAATGCTGATCCCGATTACCGCTCAACAAGATATACCATCCCATTTTTCATCTCCAAAACCGATACTGTTAAAGCTATTGCAATAAATCAAAAAGGGCAGCCAAGCCATATGGTGTCAGCAAGGTTTATTAAAACGGATAACGACTGGAAACTGAATTATATTAAAAATTATAATTCTCAATATACAGGTGGAGGTGACGAGGCATTATTTGATGGTATAAGCGGTTCATCCAATTTTAGTGCTGGAACCTACCAGGGCTGGTGGGGAGATGATATGGAGGTGATCATTGATCTTGGAAAAATAAAAAACGTGTCCTTTGCTGGAGCAGAATTCCTGCAGGACATGCGCTCCTGGATTTTAATGCCTGAAGACCTGGAAGTAAAAATTTCTCTTGACGGAAAAACGTATTCAGATCCGGTAATTACCGGGAATACAGTACCTGATAAGGAGGAAAATCCCTCAACAGAAATATTAGGTGTTGCAATAAATAAAGAGGCACGGTATATTAAAATTAAAGCGACAAATTATGGAATCTTACCTTCGTGGCATCCTGGTGCAGGAAATAAAGCCTGGATCTTTTGCGATGAAATATTTATTAAATAG
- a CDS encoding Hsp20/alpha crystallin family protein, with translation MYHNESCAAKGTDYGSRNKHLAFRSMQRAAVSIYKTENSFELLVFAPGRIKENFHIDVKGKELGISYTPPEGFPRPEWVLREYSRGGFVRTFIIDDTDDVKNISAKYQDGVLQVSVPIIPGKENIKQEIKIN, from the coding sequence ATGTACCACAACGAGTCATGCGCCGCTAAAGGCACCGATTACGGAAGCAGGAACAAACATCTTGCCTTCCGCTCCATGCAGCGAGCTGCTGTAAGCATTTACAAAACGGAGAACAGTTTTGAATTACTGGTGTTTGCACCAGGCCGCATAAAGGAAAATTTTCACATTGATGTAAAAGGAAAGGAACTTGGGATTTCTTATACACCACCTGAAGGATTTCCACGGCCTGAATGGGTGCTCCGGGAGTACAGCCGTGGCGGTTTTGTAAGAACTTTCATTATTGATGATACTGACGACGTGAAGAATATTTCAGCAAAGTATCAGGATGGAGTTTTGCAGGTGAGTGTTCCTATAATTCCTGGGAAAGAAAATATTAAACAGGAAATTAAAATCAATTAA
- a CDS encoding PQQ-dependent sugar dehydrogenase, translating into MKKISLIVTLLFATAFLKAQTDHLPNLKLKTFSSGYNQPLGIENAGDDRLFIVERTGKIWVCNSSGKKSDAPFLNISDLITTDGDEQGLLGLAFDPNYAANGYFYVNYTNKDGNTRISRFSVKPNNPNQAKKQSELVLLKVKQPFINHNSGSIRFSEGYLYIPLGDGGDAADPLNNAQDPGILLGKVSRIDVTHGENGKNYSIPPTNPFIGVSGYLPEIWATGLRNPWRFSFDALTDDMWIGDVGQDDWEEIDFQPAGEGGLNYGWSCWEGSHFFKDDCNPNGTPPTFPIAEYEHIVSPGCGGTIIGGFVYRGANYPDMYGKYIYADYCTGIFRAVYQDKGVWVNRYISTEDPFEYTAFGTDVDDELYVTDYINGEILHVKDAAASKEPRSTKKLGQKSNTEQISLYPNPNAGQFTVELNALYNGNSFVTIFNQIGQQILSETKPLQQGINKFSFASEKLTQGIYILQIRASDGTINKRFSVQ; encoded by the coding sequence ATGAAAAAAATTTCCTTAATCGTCACATTGCTGTTTGCCACAGCATTCCTAAAGGCACAAACGGACCATTTACCTAACCTGAAACTTAAAACCTTTTCTTCCGGCTATAATCAGCCGCTGGGAATTGAAAATGCCGGTGATGATCGGTTATTTATTGTGGAACGAACCGGCAAAATCTGGGTATGTAATTCTTCGGGAAAAAAGAGCGATGCGCCCTTTCTGAATATTTCCGATTTGATCACTACCGACGGTGACGAACAGGGTTTACTGGGACTTGCCTTTGATCCAAATTACGCGGCCAATGGCTACTTCTACGTAAATTATACTAACAAAGATGGTAATACCCGAATTTCAAGGTTTAGTGTAAAACCAAACAATCCAAACCAGGCAAAAAAGCAAAGTGAACTTGTATTATTGAAAGTAAAGCAGCCCTTTATCAACCACAACAGTGGATCTATTCGTTTCAGTGAAGGGTATTTATACATTCCGCTTGGCGATGGAGGCGATGCTGCAGATCCATTGAACAATGCACAAGATCCTGGAATTTTGCTGGGAAAGGTCAGCCGCATAGATGTAACCCACGGAGAGAATGGAAAAAATTATTCCATTCCGCCAACCAACCCTTTTATAGGGGTAAGTGGTTATCTTCCCGAAATATGGGCAACTGGTCTGCGTAACCCATGGCGCTTTAGTTTTGATGCATTAACTGATGATATGTGGATTGGTGATGTTGGACAAGATGATTGGGAAGAAATAGATTTCCAGCCAGCAGGAGAAGGTGGACTTAATTACGGATGGAGCTGCTGGGAAGGTTCCCACTTTTTTAAAGACGACTGTAATCCGAATGGTACCCCGCCTACATTTCCCATAGCAGAATATGAGCATATTGTAAGTCCGGGCTGTGGCGGCACCATTATAGGTGGTTTTGTTTACCGGGGAGCAAACTATCCGGATATGTATGGTAAGTATATTTATGCTGATTATTGCACAGGAATATTTCGGGCAGTCTACCAGGATAAGGGTGTTTGGGTGAACCGTTATATAAGCACGGAAGATCCTTTTGAGTACACAGCCTTTGGCACTGACGTGGATGATGAATTATACGTAACTGATTACATTAATGGAGAAATTCTTCATGTTAAAGATGCAGCAGCATCAAAAGAGCCAAGGTCAACTAAAAAACTCGGACAAAAGTCAAATACCGAACAGATTTCTTTATATCCTAATCCTAATGCCGGGCAATTTACTGTTGAGTTGAATGCACTTTATAATGGAAATAGCTTTGTAACGATTTTTAACCAGATCGGGCAACAGATTTTATCAGAAACAAAACCATTGCAGCAGGGAATAAATAAATTTAGTTTCGCTTCGGAAAAATTAACTCAGGGCATCTATATCCTTCAGATTCGTGCTTCTGATGGAACTATCAACAAAAGATTTTCTGTGCAGTAA
- a CDS encoding LLM class flavin-dependent oxidoreductase, with amino-acid sequence MEIGIDSFAAAMPGKDSGNTTNNADSIQQLLERIEHADSIGLEVFGIGEHHRKEFLDSAPTIILAAAASRTKRIRLTSAVTVLSAADPVRVFQNFATLDLVSNGRAEMVVGRGSFVESFPLFGLNLQDYDELFSEKLDLLLKIRDNEIVTWSGKFRPALKNQSIYPRPFQNPLPIWLGVGGTPESFVRAGTLGLPLMVAIIGGETHRFRPLVDLYREAGKIAGHSPENLKVGLHSLGYLANTTQEAIDDFYPGYAETFTRIGKERGWPPVRRSQFDAQVGPQGALLVGGPEEIAEKIIRHSKALGGISRITFQMDNAALSHSKLMESIELLGNRVAPIVKNEKGT; translated from the coding sequence ATGGAAATTGGGATTGATAGCTTCGCCGCAGCAATGCCTGGTAAAGACTCTGGTAATACAACAAACAATGCAGATTCGATACAGCAGTTACTCGAAAGAATAGAACATGCAGACTCTATCGGTCTCGAAGTGTTTGGCATTGGTGAGCATCACCGAAAAGAGTTTCTTGATTCCGCGCCCACAATCATTTTGGCCGCGGCGGCATCCCGCACCAAACGCATTCGTCTTACAAGTGCAGTAACGGTACTTAGTGCAGCCGACCCTGTACGTGTATTTCAGAATTTTGCCACGCTTGATTTGGTATCAAACGGTCGTGCAGAAATGGTAGTTGGCCGAGGTTCTTTTGTAGAATCTTTTCCGCTGTTTGGATTGAACCTGCAGGATTATGATGAGCTCTTTTCTGAAAAACTGGATCTTTTGCTAAAAATACGGGACAATGAAATAGTTACCTGGTCAGGAAAATTTCGCCCTGCACTTAAGAATCAGTCGATCTACCCGAGGCCTTTTCAAAATCCCCTGCCTATTTGGTTAGGTGTAGGTGGTACACCAGAATCATTTGTGAGAGCCGGTACTCTCGGGTTGCCGTTGATGGTTGCAATTATAGGTGGTGAAACACACCGATTTCGTCCGCTGGTTGATCTTTACAGAGAAGCAGGGAAAATAGCCGGCCATTCTCCTGAAAATTTGAAGGTGGGCTTACATTCTCTTGGCTATTTAGCTAATACGACGCAGGAAGCTATTGATGATTTCTACCCGGGCTATGCAGAAACATTTACCCGGATTGGTAAAGAGCGTGGCTGGCCACCCGTAAGAAGATCGCAGTTCGATGCCCAGGTTGGCCCTCAAGGTGCCTTGCTGGTTGGTGGTCCTGAAGAAATCGCAGAAAAAATTATTCGGCACAGCAAGGCTTTAGGCGGAATCTCCAGAATCACTTTTCAGATGGATAATGCAGCCTTATCGCATTCTAAGCTAATGGAATCTATTGAACTATTGGGTAACCGTGTAGCGCCAATAGTTAAAAATGAAAAAGGCACGTGA
- the aroA gene encoding 3-phosphoshikimate 1-carboxyvinyltransferase → MSKKDKNINGIIHLSGSKSISNRVLIIEALMKADITKKNLSDSNDTIVLQQLLRSSGATFDAHDAGTSFRFMTAFLAIKKGEWILTGSRRMKQRPISDLVKPLRKLGATIEYLEQENYPPLKISGGNIKGGRVAVQSGISSQFASALLMIAPCLEEGLTIELTGNVVSEPYIEMTLSLMKHFGINHTHSDNIIHVPPQKYLPKDIYIESDWSAASYYYEMAAFSDKCDLTLIGLLQNSFQGDAAIAALTENFGVKTTYGDARIHLTKTKPNNVFDFDLNDQPDLAPALFVTCAGLSQKASFTGLEHLQYKESDREDALRKELEKCGITMARNDQEIHISGNFVPCEYAFSTYLDHRMAMAFTPLAMVSEKIKIENPDVVKKSYPGFWEDIKKLGFEIEEEQ, encoded by the coding sequence ATTTCAAAAAAAGATAAAAATATTAATGGGATCATCCATCTGAGTGGATCCAAAAGTATCAGTAACCGCGTGCTGATTATCGAGGCATTGATGAAAGCGGATATTACCAAAAAAAATCTTTCCGATTCCAATGATACCATAGTGTTGCAGCAGCTCCTGCGTTCTTCAGGAGCAACTTTCGATGCACATGATGCCGGAACTTCCTTCCGTTTTATGACTGCATTTCTTGCCATAAAAAAAGGCGAATGGATTTTAACAGGAAGCCGGCGAATGAAGCAACGCCCGATCTCTGATTTAGTGAAGCCGCTTCGTAAATTGGGTGCAACTATTGAATACCTGGAACAAGAAAATTATCCGCCCTTAAAAATTTCAGGTGGTAATATCAAGGGGGGGCGCGTAGCCGTTCAGTCCGGTATAAGCAGTCAGTTTGCTTCAGCGCTGCTTATGATAGCTCCTTGTTTAGAAGAAGGTTTAACGATTGAGCTTACCGGTAATGTTGTTTCCGAACCCTATATTGAAATGACTCTTTCGCTGATGAAGCACTTCGGAATAAACCATACTCATAGCGACAACATCATTCATGTGCCCCCACAAAAATACCTGCCAAAAGATATTTATATTGAATCGGACTGGAGTGCTGCTTCTTATTACTATGAGATGGCAGCGTTTTCAGATAAATGTGACCTAACACTTATAGGGCTGCTTCAAAATAGTTTCCAGGGAGATGCGGCAATCGCTGCTTTAACTGAAAATTTCGGGGTAAAAACAACTTATGGTGATGCAAGAATTCACCTTACCAAAACAAAACCAAATAATGTTTTTGATTTTGATCTTAACGATCAGCCCGATCTCGCCCCAGCCCTTTTCGTTACCTGCGCAGGACTTTCTCAGAAAGCTTCATTTACTGGCCTTGAGCATCTCCAATACAAAGAAAGTGACCGTGAAGATGCACTTCGAAAGGAATTAGAAAAGTGTGGAATTACTATGGCGCGCAATGACCAGGAGATTCATATTTCCGGCAATTTTGTTCCATGCGAATACGCTTTTTCTACTTATCTCGATCATCGAATGGCAATGGCATTCACACCGCTTGCGATGGTGTCTGAAAAAATAAAAATTGAAAACCCTGATGTAGTAAAAAAATCATATCCCGGATTTTGGGAAGATATTAAGAAATTGGGGTTTGAGATTGAAGAAGAGCAATAA
- the aroB gene encoding 3-dehydroquinate synthase: protein MATVKQNQTRKNIFSKNFRKEVLNFLTKKNYSKLFILVDDNTSKLCLPACLNVFESFNEHVVIEIPSGEQHKNLDTAKQVWKELTETNADRNAVLINLGGGVVCDLGGFAAGTYKRGINFIHIPTTLLAQVDAAYGGKQGIDFLNYKNQVGIFQNPAATFVNTEFLKTLPLEETVNGFAEVIKHGLLSGGEFWKRVTAIKKLQDVDWKKIVSDSIEIKLSVTEKDPNEKGLRKILNFGHTIGHAVESALISTGIRTLHGYCVAAGMIGELYLSLKVCGFPPKKMNKVVSFIRSHFPPIDLAGIASENLQQLMLHDKKNSYGRIQFSLLKNIGEPVINVEVKDEEISNAIKFLNKGL, encoded by the coding sequence ATGGCTACTGTGAAACAAAACCAAACCAGGAAAAATATTTTTTCTAAAAATTTTCGAAAAGAGGTTTTAAATTTTCTTACAAAAAAAAATTATTCAAAACTTTTTATCCTTGTTGATGATAATACTTCAAAGCTTTGCCTGCCTGCCTGCCTGAATGTCTTCGAATCTTTTAATGAGCATGTGGTTATTGAAATACCTTCCGGAGAACAGCATAAAAACCTGGATACTGCAAAGCAGGTTTGGAAAGAGCTTACAGAAACTAATGCTGATCGAAACGCAGTACTCATCAACCTGGGAGGTGGTGTAGTTTGCGATTTGGGTGGATTTGCTGCAGGAACGTATAAGCGAGGTATCAATTTTATACATATACCCACTACCCTTTTAGCCCAGGTTGATGCAGCGTACGGAGGAAAGCAGGGAATTGATTTTCTTAATTACAAAAACCAGGTCGGCATTTTCCAAAATCCTGCCGCGACCTTTGTGAACACAGAATTTCTGAAAACACTTCCTTTAGAAGAGACTGTGAATGGATTTGCAGAGGTAATAAAACATGGCCTTCTTTCCGGTGGTGAATTCTGGAAACGGGTAACTGCAATAAAAAAACTGCAAGATGTCGATTGGAAAAAAATTGTCTCTGATTCCATAGAGATAAAACTATCCGTCACTGAAAAAGATCCGAATGAAAAAGGGTTGCGCAAAATTCTCAATTTCGGTCACACCATTGGTCACGCTGTGGAAAGCGCCCTGATAAGCACAGGAATTAGAACGCTGCATGGATATTGTGTGGCGGCAGGGATGATTGGCGAGCTGTATCTTTCTCTAAAGGTTTGTGGGTTCCCCCCAAAAAAAATGAATAAGGTTGTGTCATTTATACGAAGCCATTTCCCTCCGATCGATTTGGCAGGGATTGCTTCTGAAAATTTACAACAACTGATGCTCCATGATAAGAAAAATAGCTATGGACGAATTCAATTTTCATTATTAAAAAATATTGGCGAACCGGTAATTAACGTCGAAGTAAAAGATGAAGAAATTAGTAATGCCATTAAATTTTTAAATAAAGGCTTATAA
- a CDS encoding bifunctional 3-deoxy-7-phosphoheptulonate synthase/chorismate mutase type II: MSTKRLELELIPLQEWLPFDSKPVLIAGPCSAESEDQLIKTALGIKKYFNQFVFRAGIWKPRTRPGQFEGIGVIGLDWMKRVKEETGAWLTTEVANPMHIEKALKNGIDILWIGARTTVNPFSVQELANALRGVDVPVLIKNPAYPDLQLWIGALERFNRVGIKKMATVHRGFHSYEVTAYRNQPQWETALELKTMCPELPMICDPSHICGNTHLTAHVSQKAMDLHYDGLMIETHIDPLRALSDARQQITPDRLYEIISNLVIRDPLEETEKSKLQELRDKINELDEDLLQTLSSRMLLSKEIGDWKRDNNVIVFQVSRWEEVLKKVLELGENLGLKRDFVKQLYMQIHDESIRTQVDIMNITSKDQPKGEVVRS, encoded by the coding sequence ATGAGCACAAAACGATTAGAACTTGAACTTATTCCTTTGCAGGAATGGCTTCCATTTGACTCAAAGCCGGTACTTATTGCAGGCCCTTGCAGCGCTGAATCGGAAGACCAGTTGATTAAAACTGCCCTCGGCATAAAAAAATATTTTAATCAGTTTGTTTTTCGCGCAGGAATTTGGAAGCCACGTACCAGGCCTGGCCAGTTTGAAGGAATAGGGGTTATTGGACTGGATTGGATGAAGCGGGTGAAAGAAGAAACAGGTGCCTGGCTTACCACTGAAGTTGCCAACCCAATGCACATCGAAAAAGCGCTTAAGAACGGCATCGATATTCTTTGGATAGGCGCACGTACTACAGTAAATCCATTTTCTGTTCAGGAATTAGCGAATGCTTTAAGAGGGGTTGATGTTCCCGTTCTTATAAAGAATCCTGCCTACCCGGATCTTCAGTTGTGGATCGGTGCTCTTGAACGTTTTAATCGCGTAGGGATAAAAAAAATGGCAACAGTACATCGCGGGTTTCATTCCTACGAAGTTACTGCATATCGCAATCAGCCACAATGGGAAACAGCTCTTGAATTAAAAACCATGTGCCCTGAATTACCAATGATTTGCGATCCCAGTCATATTTGCGGAAATACTCACCTTACTGCGCATGTATCGCAAAAGGCCATGGATTTACATTACGATGGATTGATGATTGAAACTCATATTGATCCTTTAAGAGCTCTCAGCGATGCCCGTCAGCAGATTACACCGGATCGGCTGTACGAGATTATTTCCAATCTCGTAATCCGGGATCCTCTAGAAGAAACGGAGAAGAGTAAATTGCAGGAGTTAAGGGATAAGATTAATGAGCTGGATGAAGACCTGCTGCAAACATTATCCTCGCGTATGCTTCTTTCAAAAGAGATCGGTGATTGGAAGCGCGATAATAACGTGATTGTTTTCCAGGTAAGCCGCTGGGAAGAGGTACTAAAGAAAGTGCTTGAATTGGGAGAAAACCTGGGTTTAAAACGTGATTTTGTAAAGCAGCTATATATGCAAATCCACGATGAATCAATCAGGACACAGGTGGATATTATGAATATAACAAGCAAAGACCAGCCTAAAGGGGAAGTGGTGCGTTCATAA
- a CDS encoding prephenate dehydratase translates to MRKKKVSIQGIEASFHDVAARKFFGRDIELVECNSFRLSCEKLIENEADYCVMAIENSIAGTILTNYNLITDYKLRIIGEAYLHIELHLMGLNGVRIEEIEFIHSHPMAIRQCEEFLMRYPDKKVVALNDTAECAKNVREKNLTTTAVIAGDAAAETFGMTILNSNIETHKKNYTRFLVLTDKNIKISEANKASISFQLDNSPRSLMKVVDIFGDYWINMTKIQSIPIVGRPNEYIFLVDLEWDKYANYEKAITRVLKKTFNLSILGEYRKGNFTNAKS, encoded by the coding sequence ATGCGAAAAAAGAAAGTTTCAATTCAAGGCATAGAAGCATCCTTTCATGATGTTGCTGCAAGAAAGTTTTTTGGTCGTGACATAGAGCTGGTAGAATGTAACAGCTTCAGGCTTTCATGCGAAAAACTTATTGAAAATGAAGCGGATTACTGTGTGATGGCAATTGAAAATTCCATAGCAGGTACCATCCTCACTAATTACAATCTTATTACCGATTATAAGCTTCGAATTATAGGTGAAGCGTACCTGCATATTGAATTGCACCTGATGGGCCTGAATGGTGTCCGGATTGAGGAAATAGAATTCATTCACTCCCACCCTATGGCTATCCGGCAATGTGAAGAATTTTTAATGCGATATCCGGATAAAAAAGTGGTTGCCTTAAATGATACTGCAGAATGTGCAAAAAATGTCAGGGAAAAGAACCTGACAACTACTGCTGTGATTGCTGGCGATGCTGCCGCCGAAACCTTTGGAATGACAATCCTTAACAGTAACATAGAAACTCACAAAAAAAATTACACCCGTTTTCTTGTTCTGACAGATAAGAATATCAAAATTTCAGAAGCCAACAAAGCATCTATCAGTTTCCAGCTGGATAATTCGCCACGAAGCCTGATGAAAGTAGTTGATATCTTTGGCGATTACTGGATCAACATGACAAAAATTCAAAGCATACCAATCGTAGGAAGGCCAAATGAATATATTTTTCTGGTGGATTTGGAATGGGATAAGTATGCAAATTATGAGAAGGCAATAACACGAGTGCTGAAAAAAACTTTCAATCTTTCTATATTAGGTGAATACCGAAAGGGAAATTTTACAAATGCAAAATCATGA